The window catttttggagagtccgagcaacatactTTATATGAGTCTCATTCAGACTGCAAAGTGGGTCTGGGAAAGACTCAGATCAGGGAGGCTATGGCATCCGATTCCAAACAAGCAACATTTCTTGGACATTACATAGATAAAAGCTTTTTAAGTTCACATTTAACAGGTACTATTCAAACACATACCTGCAATTGCTTTTGTTTGCGCTGCAACTACAGCCATTGTAGCTCCTGATTCTCGCTGCTCAAGCGTCTCCCCAACACAGGCAATCACTTTTAGGCCTTGTGAAAGTGCATATGCAACTTTATCAGCCACAAACTGCAGCAAACAATAAAAAAGGCTATACTCTCAGCAAGAACACAAAGAAAGCTAGTGCATGAACATCAATTACAACAATGCAAGAAAAGTAGCACATGTTTCCATATCATAGCTTACTTCATTTGATTCATTCAACAATAGCCTTCTCTCAGAGTGACCAAGGATGACCCAGGGAATGCCCAAATTGACCAGCATCTCAGCACTATGGATGCAGAGATTAGTATCAGTAAAATCCCATATTAATTAAAATAGAAACTATtaactaaataaataaaattaactttAAAGTTGATCAGATCGAGTATACTCAATAATGAAGCATTCAGCAAATCAACCAAGCATGATATACTTTTAAAGAAACAAGAACTTTAACTTCTGATATGTGTTTGCCTGTGTGCCCTATTATTTGAGAAAATGTTTCTAGTTTATGTTTTACTAAGTGCATAACAAGAAAGAGATATTACCATTTTCTACCCAAAAAGAAGCCTGAAAGCAGACCAAAAATAGATGACTAAAAGGGTATATTACTAGCAGAAAAACCAAGTTCTATAGGCGTTCAGAAATATTTGATCATGTAGTATACCCAACAATTGGTTAGGGGGACTAGTTCTCAGCAGGCTTGCGAAAATTTCAAGTTGCAACCTTATCAGCTAtaacaaaagaaaattaaaaggcAAATATGTCCAGCCAGTGAGCATACCTAATCTCGCCAGTAAATGCACCTCCTTTCCTTACCCAACAGTTTTGTGCAGCAATGGAGAAATCACGACGTAACAAGGTTTTGACTAAGGGAAGAAATACATATGGAGGACTGATCACAACCTCTGCGAGAAAAGCAATCCAAATAAAGAAATAGCTTAAGACTTAGAAAAACCCAAAACAATAAAAAAGACTAGAGGTAAACTTCCAACCAAGATAAGCAAGCAAATAAAGgaataaaagaaaaaaactttTCATTAATTCATATAGGTAAAAGAATCACTTTATCAAAATGACAAGACATAATCTCAAAAGCCAAAGCCAATGCAAATATAGAgaggaaaaaaattgaaatacAAGAAGAAGTCCCAACGTAATGAAATGCAAATAATACATTTGTCCAAAGTAAATCATACATGGTAACCTGATTTGAACATTCTAAGCATGAAGGAATGAGGTGGGAGGGAACTTCAATGTCAATTTAGAGTTACAACTACACAAGCAATAAAAATGTCTCTATGACCAGACTCTTCTTTTTCCTTCTCTAATTTATTGGCAGCTTAGATCAAAAACTTACCAACAACATCCTCAGATGGGACTTCCGCTTCACTCAATGTGGTCACAATTTTTTTCACTTCCTCCACGGTTCCATTCTGCACAAGTATTAAACAAAAAGCAAGATTCACAAATAAAGAAGTAAGGAAGAGGTCATATTCTCGATCGCTAAGAATGACTTGAATTAACTAATCATATCCTCAATCATTAAGAACAACTTGAATTAACTAATCATAGATTATCTTTGTGAATCAGCACACCAGTCCTCCTTGGAAAAAATCCATGGGCATTGCACATGCAAAAGCTAAAAACTCTAATCCATCACATACATAATCAGCAAGCATGCATTGATTCTACATGGTACATAATAACCTGGATATCCATTTAGAGTTTCAATAATTTTATCCACAGTAAACTCATGCATACTaattactacaacaacaacatacccagtgaatcccacaacgtggggtctggggagggtagagcgtatgcagaccttacccctaccttaggtagggaggctgtttccggaagaccctcggctcaagaaaaatgCATACTAATTGATATgtatatttatttaatttaacACCTAAAATTTTATGTGGTTAGATATGCAACACAAACACCAACGTCGAGTTTCGTATTGAGTCACTCGAATCCAACACCAATTAAAGCACACTTGAAATGGTGTCATATACATACCTACTTCATTTCAACTATTTTCTTTTAAGTTAGATACATGGTTCACCAATTTGGACACTAAAGTAACCATTGACATTCTCCAAACACCAATTCCTAGCTTTTCTTTCTTTGAGCGAATACTAGGTTTGTAAAGATAAATTGGTTGACTAAACTTTTTTTCTAGTAATCGTGGTGTCGGGCTAGGTTGTACGCATTTTAACTAATTCCACggggtacctgctacctcccaccaccAAGGCTTGGGAAGAAGTCAACTAGTGTTTTCGTTTCCGCTGGATTTGAACCTGAAACCTCATGGTTCTCAATTCACTTCACTAATCACTAGGTCACACCTTTGAGGCTTTGAGTGCATTGGCTGCCTAAACTTTATTCTACTAAGTCCTAAAATGATAttgtaaagaaatggatcttgggcctaactcaaccccaaaagttagctcatgaggggaggattgctcaagaagaccatataaggagaccgAGTACCCATCCCACAAACGACGTAGGACTCCGACACCCCCTGCACGCCCAAGTCTGGACATCTGCAGCATGGATAATATAAGACAAAGGGCCCAACATCGAAAAAAATGAACTGGGATGGGCCTTACTCTGATACCATATAAAGAAATGGATCTGAAGCCTAACTCAACCCcgaaagctagctcatgaggggaaATTGGGCCCCCATTTATATTGTCCACGCTCCAGCTGGTAGGCTTGGCGTGTGAGGGGTGTTGAGCTCCCACATCGGCCAAGGATGGGGGACTTGGTCTCTTTAACCAACTACATTTCCAAACTAGACACACTTGAAAGCTTAATACCTCCAACTACTTCATTTCTCCTATCATGATACAATAATTTTTATGTTATTACATCCTAAAattaagggcccgtttggccatggaTAATTTTTTACTTTTTCCAGAATTTATTCcggaatcatgtttggacatagaATTGTTACAATTTTTTGGAATTCGAGAAACTCCAAATACTTGTTTTCCCATTTTTCACTCCAGATCACTCACAAAAATTCATCATTTTTCCAAGTTGTTTTCACCTTCAAACATAACTCTaatttccaaatatcatttttcTACTTTTTTCCAAATACTACTACTCCCCCACTCCCAATTTATGCAatatactttcctttttagtctgtcccaaaaagaatgatatatttcctTAGTtggcaacaatttaactttaagcTTTACCTTTCACGCTTAACGAaatgatctataaccacacaaatatctttggcttattttagaccataagattcagaagtctttctttatttcttaaacttcgagcccagtcaaactatatcacataaattgggccAAAGGGAgtactttttttcaaatttcacattttttATGTCCAAACGCTCACTAAGAGTACCTTTACTATTAGCAGCAAATGATAACTATAACAAATAATATTTTTTCATACATTCAAAAATCTCAATTTTGAACCGCAAATTCAGTTCAGGTTTACACTCCCCTCAAGCGAGCAATTGAATTCCCTAGGTGTTGAATCAAATATAATTTAGTCACTTCGGTTTCCAGTGTCCAACTTCTACAGTTCTCttaccaataacaacaacatacccagtataatcccaccaagtggggtctggggaggatagagtggacgcagaccttacccctaccttttgacaggtagagaggctgtttccgatagacccccgGCTCAAGGAGAGATTAGAGTAATACTACGACTACCAGTATGCAAGGATAAGTAGAAAAACACTCAACTACTAACTAACCCTCTACCCTAATTCGTGACCTCCATAATCTCCTATCTAAGATCATGCCCTCAGTAAGTCGGACCTGCGCCATGTCCAGTCTAATTTTAATGTTGTTACGTCCTATTAAGAATACTACTTTCCGTTGTCCAGCTATGTTATCAAATGCAATGACCATAACTTAGAACAACATGTTTATTATAGGGAAAATTACACATTTGGCCGGTTTGGCCAAGATAATTACATTTGCTAgctaaatatacaaaaaatatacatttgtTGGCTATTATTTTGGTGGGCAGCTATTCATGTCAATTTCTCTTTAATAGTGCAAGTTACACATTTGGCCGGTCGGCCAAGATAATTACATTCGCCAAGcaaatatacaaaataatatattattttgtataaaaaatgtatagtttatgtatattatacattgatatacaaaaaaaaaaaaggaaagagggggggggggggggggataatttcaatttcaataatatacaatccaaCATATAATATTACATCcacgtagccatatttttaatttacatctgcATAGCTAGATTGTTTTTGCAACAatgtttatacacacgatatacaacattatacagtTGACAAGGTTGATACCataccttgtataaaagtgtataataatgtataaaagggccatttcgggtaaatattttctccaaatggCCATAGAGTGTTATTTTCCCTTATTTTTTGGTTCTAATTTTGGTGGGCGCCTGGGTGGCTATTTATGTCAATTTCTCTTTAATATTAGGAGCAAATGAAAACTACAAGACATAATTTATTTTCATCCATGCAAGAATCTCAATTCCGAATTCTAGGTCTATGCTGCCATTAAATGAGCAATTGAAAACACAAAGTGTTGAATCAAATATAATTTAGTCACTGTGATTTAACGAGCTCTGGTATTTCTCTAGCATgtaaatgaaaagaaaagtaagGAAAAGACATACGCATTTCCAGTTGCCGCCAACGAAGAATTTTCTGCCCATTGTTTTCTTTGAGAAGAAGATAGAAGGATGCGTTTTTTGCTGCAAGAATGCACTAGAACAACATTTGAAGAGTTGCGCTATTTACCGTGGCGGAGCCGGAATTTTCATCCGGggttcaaaaattttaaaaggtAAATATACGAAAGAAATCAGGTTCAACACtgctatatatacataacaaaataattttaactttaaaaatacactgtaatttttcatCGAGAGGGTTCGGAGCCAACGTGGCTCCGCCCCCGGCTATTTATGGCTTGTTGTACGTCATTTGAAATCATGTTATATTTAAAGTTAGGAATTTTATTTAGACGTGTAATTTTGATTTCTCaagttatacttttttttttttcacaagcATGGAAATTTTATGATTTGTGAATACTAAATGAGCATATCATAGTTCAAAAATAGGGTATCGGCATATTCGAAGGAGCTGCATTAATAAATCACATATCTACATAAATGCTCGCAATTACATATATTACTAATTTTTAAATGCACACAATTTTACAAAGACCCACTAGTCCAATATACAATAATAGTATTagctattttttaatataattctcCTACATGATACCGACAATCTCTTCATGCGGAGCATgagtctttttttaaaaaaaaaaaattatgaatctTTTTTGAAAAGTATAAACTTATGGGcctagttttaaattttaaaaattaaatcacAAACTTAGAGTTGAAATTCTTCCTTTTCGgtgaatttgggatttgaaataaCAATTATAACTTGAAGATGAAATTTAGTTCAAATGTCATAAACAAATATTAATTTTaatcaaaatttcaaatttaaaCTCCAAATTGCATTACCAAACTGTTGATTTATATGGAATTAGCGTTGAAGCTAGTAGAAGACTTTGCCGATGCGCATACAAGGAAAGAAGAAACATCCAAATCAAATAAAGTTTGATCATTTTTTGGGTACGATTAATGAAATCAACTGGTTGGATTCAACTACTAAAGGGCGGCAACTACTCCTGTATAAACACAATATGATCAAGCTTTGTAGCTTAATTACAACAAAAAATCACAACACTAATTCACCGTTAGAATTTAAATATGCCCTCGCATGATCCCAATTTATGGAGAGGTTTCATTCTTTTgtcccctttttaaaaaaaaaaaatataattgtGAGACTTTTAGCCTGTTTGACCAAGTTTTTAGGAGGTTAGTGTTTATCTGTaaattatttt is drawn from Lycium barbarum isolate Lr01 chromosome 8, ASM1917538v2, whole genome shotgun sequence and contains these coding sequences:
- the LOC132605872 gene encoding triosephosphate isomerase, cytosolic-like; translation: MGRKFFVGGNWKCNGTVEEVKKIVTTLSEAEVPSEDVVEVVISPPYVFLPLVKTLLRRDFSIAAQNCWVRKGGAFTGEISAEMLVNLGIPWVILGHSERRLLLNESNEFVADKVAYALSQGLKVIACVGETLEQRESGATMAVVAAQTKAIAEQIPHWSNIVLAYEPVWAIGTGKVATPAQAQEVHFELRNWLHDNAGAEVAASTRIIYGGSVNGANCKELAAQPDVDGFLVGGASLKPEFIDIIKSATVKTTA